A DNA window from Patagioenas fasciata isolate bPatFas1 chromosome 1, bPatFas1.hap1, whole genome shotgun sequence contains the following coding sequences:
- the LOC136099976 gene encoding olfactory receptor 52K2-like, with amino-acid sequence MSGSFPTNTSLLELHLTGIPGLQHLHLWISIPFCIMYLITLVGNCTLLCVIKADPSLHLPMFLFLSMLAVIDLVMSTSITPKMLGIFWFHSTTISLGACLTQMFFVHAFSAMESGVLVAMAFDRYMAICHPLRYLSILTSPVVVVIGLATLLRAVVFMAPLTFQIRCLPLCGPAIVDHLYCEHMAVLRLSCEDAAFSSTYSLFIPTFVVSFDSLLITISYALILRAVLGLSSPQAHKKAFGTCGSHLCIMALYYIPGLLSMYMERYHQELPAYIQVLLADLYLLIPPAFNPLIYGIRTKQIRDGARRVISRRRPMAGGIGSGLQGPRLGLMKTKSIP; translated from the coding sequence ATGTCCGGCTCATTTCCCACCAACACCTCGCTGTTGGAGCTGCACCTGACGGGCATCCCGGGGCTGCAGCACCTGCACCTCTGGATCTCCATCCCCTTCTGCATCATGTACCTCATCACACTGGTTGGGAACTGCACGCTCCTGTGCGTAATAAAGGCCGATCCCAGCCTGCATCTGCCCatgttcctcttcctctccatgcTAGCTGTCATTGACCTGGTGATGTCCACCTCCATCACCCCCAAAATGCTGGGCATCTTCTGGTTTCACTCCACCACCATCAGCCTGGGTGCCTGTCTTACCCAGATGTTCTTTGTTCACGCTTTCTCTGCAATGGAGTCAGGGGTGCTGGTGGCAATGGCCTTTGACCGCTACATGGCCATTTGTCACCCACTGCGGTATCTGTCCATCCTGACCAGTCCCGTTGTGGTTGTCATTGGCTTGGCCACCTTGCTCAGGGCTGTTGTTTTCATGGCCCCCCTCACCTTCCAGATTCGCTGCCTTCCCCTGTGCGGCCCGGCCATTGTGGACCACTTGTACTGCGAGCACATGGCCGTGCTCAGACTGTCCTGCGAGGACGCTGCCTTCAGCAGCACCTACAGCCTCTTCATCCCCACCTTCGTGGTCAGCTTCGACTCGCTGCTCATCACCATCTCATACGCGCTCATCCTCCGGGCCGTGCTCGGCCTCTCCTCCCCACAGGCCCACAAAAAGGCCTTTGGTACCTGCGGCTCACACCTCTGCATCATGGCCCTCTACTACATCCCTGGGCTGCTCTCCATGTACATGGAGAGATACCACCAGGAGCTCCCAGCCTACATTCAGGTCCTGCTGGCTGATCTCTACCTACTCATCCCACCAGCATTCAACCCCCTGATCTACGGCATCAGGACGAAGCAGATTCGTGATGGAGCACGCAGGGTGATCTCCCGGAGGAGACCCATGGCAGGAGGGATTGGGTCTGGCCTTCAGGGCCCAAGGCTGGGGCTCATGAAGACAAAGTCCATTCCCTAA
- the LOC136099968 gene encoding olfactory receptor 52K2-like: MSGSFPTNTSLLELHLTGIPGLQHLHLWISIPFCIMYLITLVGNCTLLCVIKADPSLHLPMFLFLSMLAVIDLVMSTSITPKMLGIFWFHSTTISLGACLTQMFFVHAFSAMESGVLVAMAFDRYMAICHPLRYLSILTSPVVVVIGLATLLRAVVFMAPLTFQIRCLPLCGPAIVDHLYCEHMAVLRLSCEDAAFSRTYSLFIPTFVVSFDSLLITISYALILRAVLGLSSPQAHKKAFGTCGSHLCIMALYYIPGLLSMYMERYHQELPAYIQVLLADLYLLIPPAFNPLIYGIRTKQIRDGARRVISRRRPMAGGIGSGLQGPRLGLMKTKSIP, encoded by the coding sequence ATGTCCGGCTCATTTCCCACCAACACCTCGCTGTTGGAGCTGCACCTGACGGGCATCCCGGGGCTGCAGCACCTGCACCTCTGGATCTCCATCCCCTTCTGCATCATGTACCTCATCACACTGGTTGGGAACTGCACGCTCCTGTGCGTAATAAAGGCCGATCCCAGCCTGCATCTGCCCatgttcctcttcctctccatgcTAGCTGTCATTGACCTGGTGATGTCCACCTCCATCACCCCCAAAATGCTGGGCATCTTCTGGTTTCACTCCACCACCATCAGCCTGGGTGCCTGTCTTACCCAGATGTTCTTTGTTCACGCTTTCTCTGCAATGGAGTCAGGGGTGCTGGTGGCAATGGCCTTTGACCGCTACATGGCCATTTGTCACCCACTGCGGTATCTGTCCATCCTGACCAGTCCCGTTGTGGTTGTCATTGGCTTGGCCACCTTGCTCAGGGCTGTTGTTTTCATGGCCCCCCTCACCTTCCAGATTCGCTGCCTTCCCCTGTGCGGCCCGGCCATCGTGGACCACTTGTACTGCGAGCACATGGCCGTGCTCAGACTGTCCTGCGAGGACGCTGCCTTCAGCAGAACCTACAGCCTCTTCATCCCCACCTTCGTGGTCAGCTTCGACTCGCTGCTCATCACCATCTCATACGCGCTCATCCTCCGGGCCGTGCTCGGCCTCTCCTCCCCACAGGCCCACAAAAAGGCCTTTGGTACCTGCGGCTCACACCTCTGCATCATGGCCCTCTACTACATCCCTGGGCTGCTCTCCATGTACATGGAGAGATACCACCAGGAGCTCCCAGCCTATATTCAGGTCCTGCTGGCTGATCTCTACCTACTCATCCCGCCAGCATTCAACCCCCTGATCTACGGCATCAGGACAAAGCAGATTCGTGATGGAGCACGCAGGGTGATCTCCCGGAGGAGACCCATGGCAGGAGGGATTGGGTCTGGCCTTCAGGGCCCAAGGCTGGGGCTCATGAAGACAAAGTCCATTCCCTAA